Proteins from a genomic interval of Spea bombifrons isolate aSpeBom1 chromosome 4, aSpeBom1.2.pri, whole genome shotgun sequence:
- the LOC128491534 gene encoding olfactory receptor 1009-like, which translates to MDAPMYFFLGHLSLNDLLLSTTIEPEMLQIILREGTAMSKPGCFTQLYFFCVPTANECLLLTVMSYDRYLAVCCPLRYSSIMDVKLCILLATLSWECAILIALPHIIILHAMTFCGSNIINHFYCDLIPLLKLSCSDTSANEEIITIGSIPMVFVPFSFISITYFNIIVAILRISTSSGREKAFSTCSSHLTSVCMYYGTLVFNYLIPSKGQYIGLQKMISVCYTVVIPLLNPVIYSLRNEEITRALTRFYFQLISSTFFVSYTS; encoded by the coding sequence ATGGATGCTCCAATGTACTTCTTCCTCGGCCACCTGTCTTTAAATGACTTACTTCTGTCTACGACCATTGAACCTGAAATGCTCCAGATCATATTGAGAGAAGGAACTGCTATGTCCAAGCCCGGCTGCTTCACCCAATTATACTTTTTCTGTGTGCCCACTGCTAATGAGTGTTTACtcctcactgtgatgtcatacgaCCGATATTTAGCTGTCTGTTGCCCATTGCGTTATTCCTCCATCATGGACGTTAAACTCTGTATTCTTCTAGCAACCTTATCTTGGGAATGTGCAATACTTATAGCTTTaccacatattattattttacacgcGATGACATTTTGTGGGTCAAAtataattaaccatttttattgtgacctCATTCCACTTCTCAAACTTTCTTGTTCAGACACGTCGGCCAATGAAGAAATAATTACTATAGGTTCTATCCCAATGGTATTTGTTCCATTTAGTTTTATCTCCATAACGTATTTTAACATCATTGTGGCCATCCTCCGGATCTCTACCTCATCTGGGAGagagaaagccttctccacctgtaGCTCTCACCTAACTTCagtctgtatgtattatgggACATTAGTGTTTAACTACCTGATTCCGTCTAAAGGACAATATATTGGATTGCAAAAAATGATTTCTGTGTGTTACACGGTTGTGATCCCATTGTTGAACCCTGTTATATACAGTCTAAGAAATGAAGAGATTACAAGGGCATTAACGAGATTTTACTTTCAACTAATTTCAAGTACTTTTT